From a region of the Mycobacteroides saopaulense genome:
- a CDS encoding S-methyl-5'-thioadenosine phosphorylase: MLAVIGGSGFYSFFDKPVRTVAPSTPYGEPSAPITIGLVGEREVAFLPRHGSRHEFSPHTVPYRANMWALRALGVRRVFAPCAVGSLTPDLGPGSIVVPDQLVDRTNGREQTYFESGGIHVEFADPYCPGLRAVSLQPEVVDGGTMVVVQGPRFSTRAESRWYASQGFTLVNMTGYPEAVLARELEICYAAIALVTDLDAGIEHGQGVRAVDVFAEFERNIGGFKELVRSAVTATESVDTCAHCRAHEGVKLPIELP, translated from the coding sequence ATGCTCGCGGTGATCGGTGGTAGCGGTTTCTATTCGTTCTTCGACAAACCGGTGCGGACCGTTGCCCCGTCGACACCCTATGGCGAGCCGAGCGCGCCCATCACGATCGGTCTGGTGGGCGAACGTGAGGTGGCGTTTCTGCCACGGCACGGCAGTCGTCACGAATTTTCGCCGCATACCGTGCCCTACCGAGCCAATATGTGGGCGTTGCGGGCGCTGGGCGTGCGCCGGGTCTTCGCGCCGTGCGCCGTGGGCAGCCTGACCCCGGATTTGGGGCCCGGCTCCATCGTGGTGCCCGATCAGTTGGTCGACCGCACCAACGGGCGTGAGCAGACGTACTTCGAGAGCGGCGGCATCCACGTGGAATTCGCCGATCCGTACTGCCCGGGGCTGCGCGCCGTATCCCTGCAGCCCGAGGTTGTCGATGGCGGCACCATGGTGGTGGTTCAGGGGCCGCGGTTCTCGACCCGTGCCGAAAGCCGGTGGTATGCGTCTCAGGGTTTCACGCTGGTCAACATGACCGGATACCCCGAGGCGGTGCTGGCTCGGGAACTCGAGATCTGCTATGCCGCAATCGCCTTGGTTACCGATCTGGATGCCGGCATCGAACATGGACAGGGTGTCCGTGCGGTCGACGTGTTCGCCGAGTTCGAGCGCAATATCGGCGGATTCAAGGAGCTGGTGCGCTCTGCGGTCACTGCCA
- a CDS encoding superoxide dismutase has product MYELPNLDWDYSALEPHISGEINQLHHAKHHAAYVKGANDAVEQLSTAREKGDNASIVLLEKNLAFNLGGHANHSIWWKNLSPDGGGKPQGDLASAIDQQFGNFDKFRSQFSAAANGVQGSGWAWLGYDTLGKKLLTFQMYDQQSNVPLGTIPLLGLDVFEHAYYLQYKNVKADYITAFWDVVNWTDVQTRFAAAVTRGPGLIFT; this is encoded by the coding sequence GTGTATGAATTGCCGAATCTCGACTGGGACTACTCGGCCCTGGAGCCGCACATCTCCGGCGAGATCAATCAACTGCACCACGCCAAGCACCACGCCGCCTACGTCAAGGGCGCCAACGACGCCGTCGAGCAACTTTCGACAGCACGCGAGAAGGGCGACAACGCGTCGATCGTGCTGTTGGAGAAGAACCTCGCCTTCAATCTCGGGGGTCATGCCAATCACTCCATCTGGTGGAAGAACCTGTCACCGGATGGCGGCGGCAAACCCCAGGGTGACCTGGCATCCGCCATCGATCAGCAGTTCGGAAACTTCGACAAGTTCCGCAGTCAGTTTTCTGCGGCGGCCAACGGCGTTCAGGGCTCGGGCTGGGCATGGCTGGGGTACGACACCCTCGGCAAGAAGCTGCTGACCTTCCAGATGTACGACCAGCAATCCAATGTGCCGTTGGGCACCATCCCGCTTCTGGGCCTGGACGTCTTCGAGCACGCCTACTACCTGCAGTACAAGAACGTGAAGGCGGACTACATCACGGCGTTCTGGGACGTGGTGAACTGGACAGACGTTCAGACCCGGTTCGCGGCGGCCGTGACCAGAGGGCCGGGCCTGATCTTCACGTAG
- a CDS encoding 1,4-dihydroxy-2-naphthoate polyprenyltransferase: MASITQWIEGSRPRTWPNALAPVIAGTGAAAAAGSAVWWKALLALAVSICMIIGVNFANDYSDGIRGTDDDRVGPLRLVGSRVASPSAVKAVAIGFLALGAAAGLALAITTAWWLVAVGAACVAGAWFYTGGSKPYGYSGFGEIAVFVFFGLVAVLGTEYVQALAVSPLGVALAVAIGSFSSAVLVANNLRDIPTDRESGKITLAVRLGDARTRILFPALLAVPVLISIGLGIGHPWRLLGLVMLPLMVKAARPVVTKAQGPALIPTLRDTGLAMLGWAILTASALTWLS, from the coding sequence ATGGCCAGCATCACGCAATGGATTGAAGGTTCCCGTCCCCGCACCTGGCCTAACGCGCTGGCCCCTGTCATTGCCGGTACCGGCGCTGCGGCAGCAGCGGGTTCAGCAGTCTGGTGGAAAGCCCTGCTGGCCCTGGCCGTATCAATCTGCATGATCATCGGTGTCAACTTCGCCAATGACTACTCGGACGGCATCCGCGGAACCGATGACGACAGGGTCGGACCGCTGCGCCTGGTGGGCTCGCGGGTGGCCTCACCCTCGGCGGTAAAGGCCGTGGCCATCGGATTCCTGGCCCTGGGCGCGGCGGCAGGTTTGGCATTGGCCATCACCACCGCATGGTGGCTGGTGGCGGTCGGGGCGGCGTGCGTCGCCGGAGCCTGGTTCTACACCGGCGGTTCGAAGCCCTACGGATACAGCGGATTTGGCGAGATCGCCGTCTTTGTGTTCTTCGGTTTGGTGGCGGTCCTGGGCACCGAGTATGTCCAGGCGCTGGCGGTGAGCCCGCTCGGCGTTGCACTGGCGGTGGCGATCGGCAGCTTTTCCAGCGCGGTGCTGGTCGCCAACAACCTGCGCGACATCCCCACCGATCGCGAATCCGGCAAGATCACGTTGGCCGTCCGGTTGGGCGACGCGCGCACCCGGATCCTGTTCCCGGCGCTGCTCGCCGTTCCGGTTCTGATCAGCATCGGCCTGGGCATCGGTCACCCGTGGCGCCTGCTCGGGCTGGTCATGCTGCCGTTGATGGTCAAGGCCGCCCGCCCGGTGGTCACCAAAGCACAAGGGCCAGCATTGATCCCGACGCTGCGCGACACCGGGCTCGCCATGCTCGGCTGGGCGATTCTCACTGCCTCCGCGCTGACCTGGTTGAGCTAG